The genome window GTGCTCAGAAGCACTTCTTCAGCGAAGCAGCGGATAGCGTTACGGCGGAGCATGTCGCGTCACTGCTAATCAGGTTGCCTGGAGGTTGCAGCTCCTTGCAGCCATAAGCGCCCCACGTCTCCTTCGTGCCTCAACTGGCGTGCAGCTGCTATGCAGGTAGGCTGAATGTTGCAGCTCCTTGTGGCCAGCAGCGCCCCACGTCTCCTTTGTGGGCTTGTCAATCCCTTCATCGCCTTACTCGCCTCCACTCAACACACTACCTAGGCCGCACCTGTACTTGTCggctcctcgccaagcacCTCCGTAGGGTGCCCGTGCTCTGTCCAAAGTAGTGCTGGACGCCCATCTCACTGCCGTGGGTACTCCTCCCACGCAACGCGGTTCCATCAAAGACCGCTTAGACCtcggaggggaggggagaaAAATAAGCGCGATGCGCTCGCATTGCTCTCTGACGGAGAATTGAACTCCGGTCTCCCGCGGTCAGGTCATGACAAGCGAGCATACTAGCCACTATACGATCAGAGATGGCTGCTGATCAATGAAAGTGGCGGCTGTTAATCATCCCGAATCGATGTGAGGGCCGACAAGGGCGAGCCTGAAGGAGTGGGTGAAGTGGCTTTAGCAGTTGTTAAACTGGTCAGTATAACCAAGAGAAAGTGGAAGGATACAAGGCAGCCGTATCGCAGATCCTCATTCATCACTCCGGTGTCCACGGAAATGCGCGCTCTTCCCACCCAAGCATGTGCTTGGCCTTGGAGCAGTCGAAGAACCCCTCGTTTGCCTTCCACTCGCGCCTCATCTCGCACTTCAGGTCCGGATAGTACTTTCTCAACAGCTCGAGGCTCGAGGACTGTTGCACAATGGTCGGCGCAACGATGAAGAAATTTTCTGCGCCAAGAGGGAAAGTGCTCGTTGGGGCGGTGATGCCGGCCAAgaacgcgcgcgcagtACCGCCCACCGACGTCCAACCCCACAGATCCTTCCAGTTTCCCTGTGCCGCATGCAGCGCCTCAGGATTGTACGCCAGCGACTCGGGGATAACCCAGTGTGGGCGGAAGCATCCGATGCGCATCTTGGGATAGCGGCGGCAGAAGGCCGCGGCTtgctcctcgacagcgaGCTTGCAGAGGCTGTACGAGTCTTGGGGGTATCGGGtgtgctcctcgtcgaggggGAGGTAGTCAAagtgaggacgaggctTCGAGAAGACTGTCGTCAGAGGAGGGGTTGGTAGACGTACTGAGTCCAATAGCGTTTACGCTCGATGCCATTGAAATGCGCTCGATGCCCACCTCACCGGCGGCCTGGAGTGCGTTCCAGCTCATCGTCGAATTGACGTTGTGAACAGTCTGTGTCAGTTCATTCTTCTGCCCACTTACTTCCTCCGGCACGTATCGCAGGAGCGGCCCATCCGGATCCGTGGGGTTCTGCAGCGAGTACACCGCCGCCAGGTGGATGAGCGCATCACACCCCTCGATGGCCTTACGGAAATCGGCCTCCTTCATCATGTCCACGCTCTTGAAAGTGTACCCCTCCCCACCAGCGTTGGGGTGCGGCTCGGGAGCGATGTCTACTGCCACAACGTTGTGCCCTTCAGCCAGTGCGTGTGACACGACGCCCCGGCCGATCACACCGTTCGCGCCCGTGATTGCGATTGTCAGCTTGGACATtgggtgatggtgagatgcgaggaaggtggggagCCCCTGCAGTATTAAGTGTCATGGGACGACGTCATGACATCTACCACCAGCCGTGAAATCCCGTTTGTTCGCAGAGTTCAGCCGGCTGTTCTGACAAGCCGCGGTCATTTCGGCGACCCTTGGGCCGTTTTCTGCTCCACTTGTGACCGATGGCAAAGTCCTCATGCCTGGTTCGGTTGTAAGACAAGACACAGTAGTCTCGGAAGCGGGAGTACGGTTCGGCAAGGTGTCTGTACACCCTGCGTCGCAGTTCCGAATTGAGATTAGCAAGCGTAACAACCATTCACGACACACTGGCGAAATTGCAAGAATACATCGCTATCGTTCGTAGCGTAGCGCTACAGTGACTCGTAAGGATATAGATTGAAGGTGGATGAGATCTAGGCTTGCGGTGGTACCATGTTGGTGAATGCCTTTGGGAACCTCCTATCGAGCGGGAGGTTGCCGTTGAGAGCAGTCTTGGCTCGTTCTGCAGCCTGCTCTGCAACGTCCTGTATCCCGGACTCGGCTCCGTTTGTCATTGCCTCGCGAACAGTAACACCAAGGTCGGACTCCATCAAGTGACCGACATTGGTTTTGCGGAGAGCCGACTGGCTGAGCTCGTGGGCGGCATTGTGCTCCGCCAAGGCGGAGGATGCTTCAGAGAGCAAGGTtgaagtggaggtggtaGACGTGGTGAGTGTTGGTGTGCATGGCCCTGTTCCAGGGCGGACCTTGGCATGGGAGAAGTTTCGGAAGACGTTGTGATGCTCTGTCGTCAGTTCTGCAAAAAGGAGGACGCACCAGCCATGTCAATGTTGCGCTTCGCGTtcgcctcggcagcctcgcgGATCGCGACGGGACTGAGTATTTCGTGCTCCGCTTCACGTGCGGCTGACTTGGCCTCTGTTCCCAGAGCGTTGCGCGCGGCCATGGACGCCTCGGATGCGATGACCGCCGCCTCTTCGCGTGCTGCTGCAAACATCGGTCGGAATGCTGCGGCAGCCATGTCTGGTGTGAGGGGGAGAGTGATGGGGTATGTGCGAGGGTTTCGTTCTGGATTGTCGGGTCTGTTTCTTGGCGTCGGAGTGGAGCGAATAGGACGTATGAGTCACCGGAACGTACACTGGTGATGAGAGAGAGTGTTTGGGTGGTGGCAACTGCTTCGGCGATATCGTGCTACCTCTTATCCATCACTGCGGCGTCAATACGGCCCTAGTTCGGCCATGACAGGGGTGTGGGAATAGTGACGTCAACCCCGAAATCGGGATGTTGAGAATCACACCCATAAATACACGCCATTCACACATACTACTTTCGTCCTATGCATCTACTCTAACCACCACAGTAATCAATCGCCCTATACTAAGGCGCCTAGGTCTAGCCCCACCAATCACAGCCACGTGAACTCGGTTTAGTTTGTGCGTGCCTATTTGTTGAAAGTTAGTCGTGCAAAGCGCACCACGACATTGAGTACATTAAAGCGACGTTAATTAGCATGTATTAGCATGCCACTAAGGGCATGCTGATCTCTCATATCTCATATCGCCTTCCAATCGACTTTGGCTTGTTCTTTGCACTCAACGTCTCAACCGCTACGTTAAGCACCCATCGATCCATTCATTATCACCTTGCGCCAGCTACCGCCACCTGCGCGTCTTTTACCCAGCGTACTCATCAATCTCTTATCTGAATATgtcgtcggggtcggcgtGGCCACCTGCTCTCAAGTGAGTTTGGCCACCCAAGTTGGGTTGGGTTTGAGGAGGGAAGATCCAGATGACCAGGAAGGTGTGCCCCAGAAACCTCTGGCCTTATACGGGGCCAGGCGGAACCACTGATCCTCGTAGCTGGAACGAAATGGCCGTGGCTGCGACTAGCGCTAACCATAGGGCATGGGTGCAAGAGTGCCTGTCTAGagccacctcgtcggctAACAAGGCGGCCGTCAACGCAGAACTGAAACAGGTGAGCGAGTGACGGTGGAACGGGGGCGCTGACGCAGATATTATTCGATGCGCACAGGCTCGGCACTCTGCAGACGACGGACTGGTCCACCATGAAGCTGAAGGCGTGAGTGGTGGAGAAGGTACTCTTTaactgacgccagactCCAGCCCAAAGAACCCATGGCCGTACAGCCGATTCATCATCAGTCCTACCCTTCTCTCTCAGCACCCACTAACAGTCCCATCAAAGCCACGACaaagaaggagaagaagaacaagaagcgcaaggggTAGGTCTACGTCAAGTCATTGTCTAACGAGCAGAGAAATAACGGACGGGTTTCCGTCAGCATACAAGTTTGAgtcggaggaggagaaggccgcTAAGCAACGTCGCTTAGAGAGGTTCAACAACCCAACACCGCCGTCGAATGGGAATGGAGCTGGCCTACATGCGACAGGTACGGCGTTGTGGTTTCCCGACAGTAACGGCAACGGGGCTCTGAGCTCGAGGCTAGCAACAAGGCAGGTAGGGCACAGCAAGTTCAGCAACTTCGGGTACGAGGCCGAAGTCGACGAAGTGGATCCCGTGAGTTGGCAGTGGGTGGCAGAAGCTGATAACCAGAACGTGATGGACTGGGACCACCACACGATCCGCggcacgtcgacgcgtctTGAGAAGTCGTACCTGCGCCTGACATCTGTGTGTAACTCTCGCTGTTCGTTACTGTGATTAACCCTTCAGGAGCCAAATCCCGCCGACGTGCGCCCGCTTCCCGTTCTAAAGCAGaccctcgcgctcctgAAGAAGAAGTGGAAGGAGAATCGGAACTACGCGTATGCGCTGGACCAGTTCAAGTCGGTACGCCAGGACTTGACAGTCCAGCGCGTCAAGAACGAGTTCACCGTTGAAGTGTATGAGATTCACGCCCGCATCGcactcgaggccaaggatCTCGGCGAGTATAACCAGTGTCAGAGCATGTTACGGCAGCTGTACGAGCTCGGGTTAGGTGGACACCCGCTCGAGTTCCTCAGCTACCGCATCATGTACTTGCTCCACACCCGGAACCGCAGCGGTATGTTTCATATATGTGCTGTGATTCTGACGCCAGACCTCGGTGTCCTACTGGGCCAGCTCTCTCCAGAGCAGAAGGCTGACCCTGGAGTCGCACACGCGCTGGCCACCGCTCGAGCGCTCGCGACGTCGAACTACAGCAATTTTTTTGAGCTTTTCCTCCATGCTCCCAATATGAGTGGTTATATCTTGGACCACTTCGtggagcgcgagcgagcTCAGGCTCTGGCGGTCATGTCCAAGGCGTGAGTGTGGCAAACTTGTCGTCTGAGCTTTGCTAATACCAGCTACTTCACTTTGCCACTTGGGTATTTGACACACACACTGGCGTTCCagagcgacgaggaaaCAGACGAGTTCTTGGCTGGCCATAAGGCAGCGATCTACGTTACCCCACCGCGCGACCCAGCCGATCCGTGGAAGCCCCTCGCCCTGGTACCGCTGTCGGTACGTGTGTGGGACGCTAAGAAGGCGCATGCTGCGTGCGCGCAAGGCGTGGAAAAGTACCGCGTTGTCGACATCAAGGGCCAGGTCGACtaggcgaggaggcgcgagAACGCTTAGTGCGGGGTCGACAGGTCCGAAGGCGAACCCGCTGTGGTGTAACTGCATCGCCAGTTCGTCCGCTTGATCATCGCGGGGCCCGTTCTGGGGTCGTTTGCGAAGCGAAAGCCGTCCCAATAATCCTGTTTTCTCGTCGTTTGTCTGTTTCCACTCTCCACAATGACATCGAGCGGCTGTTTCGGGTGTTGTCTCTACGTAACCCTACAATTCGCCTACTGGgcactctctctcttccgATGACCTTCGTTTTCCCGCGACACTCACTCCATCAGCTCTAGGATCATGGCGTCGACTGGGCAAACAGCCGTCGCATGCCAAGATGATCAGCAAGTTACCATTTCAAGGCAAGTGCCAGGTAAGGTCTTCCTCCATTCGCATCCCTCTTCCCTTTATTTTCTCCGGCCTCATCAGCCTCAACTCTTTCCACTCTATGTTGTACATTGTCCAATCGCCTGTCCAACAATAGACTGAATGCATTGCTAAGTTGGATTACGACTTGTGGTTCTCTCAGTTGGAAACGTGACTGTTGTTGTGTCTGTTGCATTTGTACAATCTCAACTCCTACGTACGCCTGATCGCCTGAACGGATTACGGATATAGTTTTCATTTTGTCACGCTCAAAAGGCCTAAAAGGGGTCGTTGATTATGTTGATTAATATCAAGGCACGTACTAAATGAGATTGTTTGGTATTTTCGATAAAGGTACAAAGGGGAATGACACTGCAAGCTGCAAGCTGCAAGGGTGCAAGGGTGATGGGAGCAAAACATGATGACCTTTAACACTCGCTTAGTGTACTAATTACTGCAGGATGAATCATTTATGATCAATGCGGAagggggatgagggagaTCCTTGAATCCTGTGATCTTGGGATCTTGGGGAACCCTGGGTAACCAAAGAGAAATCAGTATCATCAGAATATCAAAACCAATTCCTTGATCATTGAGATCTTTAGATGCTTTGGCCGCAATTGGCCGCGATTGGCCGATGGGACAAAGTCAGTTTGTTCCGTGGATCCGTGGATAGTGGTTAGTGGTTAGTGGTTAGTGGTTCAGTAACACAACGTCGAGTAAAAGAGTATACAGTAGCACTGGTTTGCCGGTCACCATAAAGGGTGCAAGGGGCCGAATAACAAGCGAGGAAGCATCAAGATGGTTGCCTGAGTTGGCTGAGCTTCTTTGACCATAGATCCCGATTGGAGGCTTATGGCCGCATGCCCTCATGCCCGACACTCGGAAAGTTGACTCCATGTTGGGTCCTCGATGCAGTCTGGGGCTGGGGGAACACATGTTGACGGTGATATGTTGATGACGCATTCCCGCACCCATCAATAGCCAACGAGATTGGAATAAACCACGTCTCCGAGAGAACGGGAAATGTAGCTTGGACCTTTTTGTAGCATCGCATGGTCCTCCGAGGTCCCTGGCAGTACTAGTCAGGTGTCTCGTCTCAATAGATCTTCAACTCAACCGTCCTCAACCGGCCCCCAAGCCTCCATTCGGTTCATCACTACAATCACTATTACTTACACATCATCAGTTGCATCATCACTCCACTATCAAttcctcatccccatcctTTCATCCTTGTTAAACGCAAACATTTCTTTGGCTatccccacctcctccactccatcCCCCTAACGCCGCCCCCGGCCCCGCCCCAAGCCACCCCCGCCACCCCACACCACGCCCTTACTCCACAAGAACGTCGTTTCATTTACACACTGTCCCTTGGTACCTTAACTTATCCTTCCATCCTTCCTTGCATCCAACGATAGGACCAAGGCTCAATCAATCCAACTCACAACACATTACCTCATCACTCAAACACAATCTTCTTCATTCATTACTCCACCAATCTACCTTGTCACTCTTCACATCATCATCTGTTTCTTcctctctcttccctcAACTCAACCTCCCCGCTTGACTGTCGCCTCTCATCGTCtttgccgacctcgcgccgcccaccTTGTGCTTTGCGCCGCCCACCTTGTGCTTTGCGCCCGccccacaccacaccacaccacaccacaccaccaACCTAATCCCTCCCGCCCACTCACACCGAGGCCATGAGATAATATGCCCCTGGCCGACCGCTCCGGTAGCGTCCTCGTGGTCAGCGCAGTCTTCCTGGGCATCGCGACTCTGTTCACGGTCTTACGATGCATCTCAAAGTTTGGCATCAGGAAGCGCGTTGACaccgacgacctcgtcactATTCTGGCTTGGGTAGGTCTCTTCCCATCGCCACCCTCTACCCACTGGGCGTCTTGCACTGCCTTGTCATTCGCCACCAGGTCGTCGCTGTCCCTAGTCGGCACCACACACTTGCTGTTCCTCGCGAGCGAGCTGCTGCACGTGTTTCATGATACCTCCAGGGAGCTCTATTCGGTGCCGCACCGCATGCCCGCCACAGCCCTGAATGGCGGTGGACATGTTCTTCTTTGCGCGCTGACACACAAAGCTGTTCACGGCCGCTCTCTGTATCTCCATCATCTTCGGCGCAACTGTTGGTGTGGGTAAACCTGATGCTTGTGAGTTTGCGTCTCACCGTTCCTGGACGCCGCGGGCCAGGACAGGAACGGCTGGCACGGGCGCTCGACAGCCTACTGGTCCGGCCTCCTTGCTGTTGACTTTATCGCTCGCCGCACAGACACGATTATCCCTGTGGTTTTGGCCACTGGCGTTTGCTTGGGCTCGCTCAACGTTGCCTGGTGCTTTCCTCGCGATCGCGCTCGGTTCGTGGCCAAGCGGCGCCAAGCGATCTGGTTGTCCAGGTTGCTTGGCAAGGGCGGACCTTCCTTCGCCACGGTCGTTTGTCCACTCAGCGCGCTGACTCCAGTGATCCTTGACGAATGGAGGGGGCCTCTCAAGAAGGCGGTATACGTTTACCCCATGTTTTACAACCTGAGCAGCATGCTCGCCAAAACGGCGACCCTGCTGCTCTACATCCGCATGGCGAGCGCACACCCGTTTCTCCGGTACGCGAGCTATGTGGTTCTCGCGATCGTCGACGTTGCGGGTATCGTGCTTGTCTTCCTCAACATTTTCGTGAGCATCGCGGATCTGCCAAatgccgccgaggacgttgtACTGACTGTTTCCCAGCAATGTAGGCCAATCGCGGCGGCCTGGCGTAACGACATTCAAGGCAAGTGTTACGACAATGTCACCCTCTTCCTTTCTTCCGCACCTGTCAACATTCTCTCGGACATTGCCATCCTCATGCTCCCCCTGCCGATCATCACCGAGCTCCGCATGGAAAGGAGAGCAAAGATTGGCCTGGTTATGACGTTCATGTGCGGTGTATTTGTCGCTGCGGTCGACGTCGGTAAGTCTCTTCGTGTTGTGATTACAGCGAGCTTGTCTCTTAACGCTAGTCCGCATTGCGTATCTTCAAATCTCGCTCAGAGAGCAAATCCAGATCGGCACCGACCACGTCAGTGCCAATACAAGACCGATCAACTTCTACTGGTACACGGCATGGGGCCTCATGTGGTCTGCGATAGAGTGCTGCGTCCGCTTGTGCTGCACATGTGCTCTTGTACTCAAGCCCCTCTTGCAGCGCATCAGAGAGAGGGGAAGGCAGATCAACTCGCACAACAACTCGCCCAACAACCTGTCGCGTGGGGCAGTTGGAGACTCGGGGGAGCACGTGCACTTTCACGACGCCACCGATGCTGCGTCTCCCGGGATCGACTTCGGAGCGTTCAAGGAACCCCATTCACCGCGCAACTTGCCACTCCAAGCCATCCTCGAAACGAGCCCAGACGTGCCGGACGAGGACACCATGGATATCATGGCGTTCTTCAACGCGGGCCCACCCGCGGCCTCTCCACCGGGTTCGTCCATGTCTACAGTGCCACCCCCTCCTGATCCGCCGTCCGTCACCTCGAACGGCCACGTCGAGATgaacggcaacggcaaTGGTAGTGGTCTACCAAGTTCGTTCCCGAATCTCCATAAGCCGTCGTCCCGGATCAGCCACGTATTCGGTGCCCCACTGCACAAGCAGGTGTCGCGTATCAGCGGCAGGGTCAGCGCGGTTGGCGCCTTAGCCATGCTCTCGACGCCTGTTCGGTGGATCACCAACGACTCGGTCCCCAGCGAGTACAAGGACCAGACGACACAGCACTTCTTCGACTTTGTCCAGATGGGCGGTCGTAAACCCCTGACGGAGTTGACTGCACGCGAGGCATGGTGGCCAGTGCTCTTCGTCTCCATCCTGTTCTTTTTGTGGGGCTTTAGCTACGGCCTGCTGGGCAACCTCACGAGTAAGATTCTCCAAACGATAGCAACTGCTCaaggcgacggcgccaCGCCTGCGCCGTGGCGAGAGCTTACACTACAACTGTCGTACTGGATCGGGTACGTCATCGGGCCATTAACCGTCGGCATCTACGTCCTCCACAAGCACGGCTTCAAGGCGACGTTCATGACTGGCCTCGTGCTGTACGGTTGCGGCTGCATGTGCTTCTGGCCGTCGTCGGTGCTGGCGAGCTACGGTGGGTTCATCGTCTCCAACATCCTCATCGCAATCGGTCTATCcgttctcgaggtcgcTGCGAACCCGTTCATTGCCCTCGCTGGGCCGGGTGAGCTGAGCGAGGCGCGTCTCAACTTTTCCCAAGGCATCCAGGCGATTGGTGGTCTGTTTTCGCCCATTCTCGCGCAGAAGGGGTTATTCAGCAAGAGCTTTGGGCGCGACTCCCTCTTTGACGTTCAATGGTGTTACCTTGCGGTGGCTTTATtcgtactcgtcctcacACTCGTCTTCTTCTACGTCCCGCTGTCCGAGGCCACGGACCGCGAACTTGAGGAGGAAACGAACCATCGTCTTCGCGCTGCCGGTATCGAACGCGGCGCAACGGCGTACTGGATGCCCGCGAGGTGGCTCGTCATTGGTGCAGGCGTATTCACAATGTGCGTGTACATCGGCCAACAGGAGTCACTATCCTTCTTCTGGAACGAGTACATTGCAGAGGTACTCCCTAACACCGACTCGTTCTGGGACCTGCAAATAGGCCACGGCCTCTTCGCCGCTGGACGCTTCATTGCTGCGGGGATCTGCTACGCTGGCTTTACACCacgcctcgtcctcaacgTCTGCTGCCTGGGGACGTTCATCACGACGCTCTTAGCCGTTTTCCTTCCGGCTGGCAAGGGCGCGTTCGCGTGCGTCTTACTCGCCATGTTTTTCGAGTCGCCGGTCTTCCCGACGCTCTTCGCGACCGCGCTACGCGGGCAAGGGAAGCACACGAAGTTCGCATCCGTGGCGCTCACAACTGCGATAGGCGCAGGTGCACTCGTGTGGATGCCAGCGACATACGGTATAGAGCGACGAACACGTGAGGTCCGCACGTCATTTATCCTCATCGCCGTCCTCTGCGGGGTACAGATGATCTACCCTGCACTGCTCGCTATGCGCCCGGTGCTACGTCGCCTTGTCGACCCGCGCTGGAGTCGTGTATCGTCTAGACGCGTATCGGCAGACACATTGGGGAGCACCGAGAAGCATGCCCACGTCGAggtgcgcgccgcgtcgtctgAAGACTCGGGCTCGCCTGACATGACCAGCGCGACACTGCAGATGCCTGGCTCATCTGCACCTCCACACGGCCTGAGCATGCCGTCCGCAAGGAGCACCGTGTCGAAAGTGCCTTCTGGAAGGACCACAACGCCTCCACCTTCACGGGCACACTCGCCACCAGCAGCCACCAACGCAGGTGACGATC of Cutaneotrichosporon cavernicola HIS019 DNA, chromosome: 4 contains these proteins:
- a CDS encoding uncharacterized protein (NAD dependent epimerase/dehydratase family) is translated as MSKLTIAITGANGVIGRGVVSHALAEGHNVVAVDIAPEPHPNAGGEGYTFKSVDMMKEADFRKAIEGCDALIHLAAVYSLQNPTDPDGPLLRYVPEETVHNVNSTMSWNALQAAGEVGIERISMASSVNAIGLIFSKPRPHFDYLPLDEEHTRYPQDSYSLCKLAVEEQAAAFCRRYPKMRIGCFRPHWVIPESLAYNPEALHAAQGNWKDLWGWTSVGGTARAFLAGITAPTSTFPLGAENFFIVAPTIVQQSSSLELLRKYYPDLKCEMRREWKANEGFFDCSKAKHMLGWEERAFPWTPE
- a CDS encoding uncharacterized protein (SAC3/GANP family), with amino-acid sequence MSSGSAWPPALKAWVQECLSRATSSANKAAVNAELKQILFDAHRLGTLQTTDWSTMKLKALQPKEPMAVQPIHHQSYPSLSAPTNSPIKATTKKEKKNKKRKGEITDGFPSAYKFESEEEKAAKQRRLERFNNPTPPSNGNGAGLHATGTALWFPDSNGNGALSSRLATRQVGHSKFSNFGYEAEVDEVDPNVMDWDHHTIRGTSTRLEKSYLRLTSEPNPADVRPLPVLKQTLALLKKKWKENRNYAYALDQFKSVRQDLTVQRVKNEFTVEVYEIHARIALEAKDLGEYNQCQSMLRQLYELGLGGHPLEFLSYRIMYLLHTRNRSDLGVLLGQLSPEQKADPGVAHALATARALATSNYSNFFELFLHAPNMSGYILDHFVERERAQALAVMSKAYFTLPLGYLTHTLAFQSDEETDEFLAGHKAAIYVTPPRDPADPWKPLALVPLSVRVWDAKKAHAACAQGVEKYRVVDIKGQVD
- a CDS encoding uncharacterized protein (L-fucose permease); protein product: MPLADRSGSVLVVSAVFLGIATLFTVLRCISKFGIRKRVDTDDLVTILAWLFTAALCISIIFGATVGVGKPDALILDEWRGPLKKAVYVYPMFYNLSSMLAKTATLLLYIRMASAHPFLRYASYVVLAIVDVAGIVLVFLNIFQCRPIAAAWRNDIQGKCYDNVTLFLSSAPVNILSDIAILMLPLPIITELRMERRAKIGLVMTFMCGVFVAAVDVVRIAYLQISLREQIQIGTDHVSANTRPINFYWYTAWGLMWSAIECCVRLCCTCALVLKPLLQRIRERGRQINSHNNSPNNLSRGAVGDSGEHVHFHDATDAASPGIDFGAFKEPHSPRNLPLQAILETSPDVPDEDTMDIMAFFNAGPPAASPPGSSMSTVPPPPDPPSVTSNGHVEMNGNGNGSGLPSSFPNLHKPSSRISHVFGAPLHKQVSRISGRVSAVGALAMLSTPVRWITNDSVPSEYKDQTTQHFFDFVQMGGRKPLTELTAREAWWPVLFVSILFFLWGFSYGLLGNLTSKILQTIATAQGDGATPAPWRELTLQLSYWIGYVIGPLTVGIYVLHKHGFKATFMTGLVLYGCGCMCFWPSSVLASYGGFIVSNILIAIGLSVLEVAANPFIALAGPGELSEARLNFSQGIQAIGGLFSPILAQKGLFSKSFGRDSLFDVQWCYLAVALFVLVLTLVFFYVPLSEATDRELEEETNHRLRAAGIERGATAYWMPARWLVIGAGVFTMCVYIGQQESLSFFWNEYIAEVLPNTDSFWDLQIGHGLFAAGRFIAAGICYAGFTPRLVLNVCCLGTFITTLLAVFLPAGKGAFACVLLAMFFESPVFPTLFATALRGQGKHTKFASVALTTAIGAGALVWMPATYGIERRTREVRTSFILIAVLCGVQMIYPALLAMRPVLRRLVDPRWSRVSSRRVSADTLGSTEKHAHVEVRAASSEDSGSPDMTSATLQMPGSSAPPHGLSMPSARSTVSKVPSGRTTTPPPSRAHSPPAATNAGDDPEFLGLVGDLPEIKM